From the Deinococcus yavapaiensis KR-236 genome, one window contains:
- a CDS encoding xanthine dehydrogenase family protein molybdopterin-binding subunit, whose translation MSETGKYFGKAMKRVEDPRFVTGTGRYTDDMTLPGMAHAAMLRSPYAHARVTRLDTSAALAHPGVLAVITGKELLEAKVGSIPTGWLLPDLKIPAHYAIAPEVAHHVGDILACVIAEDRATAEDAVGLIDVDLEPMDAVALGSEALAQGAPLVHPEAPGNVAFEWQIGDREAVDANFERAYKTVKLNLRNHRLVPNAIEPRASMASYQRAGDEYTLWTTSQNPHIHRLLIAAFILGIPEHKLRVISPDVGGGFGSKIFQYQEEVIVLYAAKKVNRPVKWAARRSEAFVSDMQGRDHETVAELAVDENHKVLGLRVKTVANLGAYLTTFAPAVPTYLYGTLLNGTYKFPAVHCEVTGVFTHTVPVDAYRGAGRPEATYVVERMMSRMAHELGIDPAEFRRLNFIQPDEFPYQTPVALVYDSGNYEPALDQALERVKYADLRREQEEGRKQGRYIGIGFSSYLEACGLAPSKLVGMLGAQAGQWESAVVRVMPTGKVEVLTGSHSHGQGHETAFAQIVADDLQIPIEDIAIIHGDTGRIPYGWGSYGSRSAAVGGSALKLATSKILDKARRIAAHLLEAAPEDVEYEGGKFFAKGVPSNAKSFFDVALMAHLAHNFPEDMEPGLEASYFYDPKNFVYPFGTHIAVVEVDADTGKTKLIKYVAVDDCGPMINPLIAEGQVHGGIAQGVGQALLENTVYDEQGQLISGTYMEYAMPRADDLPSFEIGHTVTPSPHNPLGVKGIGEAGTIASTAAVANAVIDALAPFGIDHLDMPYTPEKVWRAMQGARAEQAADD comes from the coding sequence ATGAGCGAGACCGGGAAGTATTTCGGCAAAGCGATGAAGCGCGTGGAGGACCCGCGTTTCGTCACGGGAACGGGACGGTACACGGACGACATGACTTTGCCGGGCATGGCGCACGCGGCGATGCTGCGCAGTCCGTACGCGCACGCGCGCGTCACGCGGCTCGACACGTCGGCCGCCCTCGCGCATCCGGGCGTGCTCGCCGTCATCACAGGCAAGGAGTTGCTGGAGGCGAAAGTCGGCTCGATTCCGACAGGTTGGCTGCTGCCCGACCTCAAGATTCCCGCGCACTACGCCATCGCACCGGAAGTGGCGCACCACGTCGGCGACATCCTCGCGTGCGTGATCGCCGAGGACCGCGCGACCGCCGAGGACGCCGTCGGATTGATCGACGTCGATCTCGAACCGATGGACGCCGTGGCGCTTGGATCGGAGGCCTTGGCGCAAGGAGCGCCGCTCGTGCATCCCGAGGCGCCCGGCAACGTCGCCTTCGAGTGGCAGATCGGCGACCGTGAAGCGGTGGACGCGAACTTCGAGCGGGCGTACAAGACCGTCAAGCTGAACTTGCGCAACCACCGCCTCGTGCCGAACGCGATCGAGCCGAGAGCGTCGATGGCGTCGTATCAACGCGCGGGCGACGAGTACACTCTCTGGACGACCTCGCAAAATCCGCACATCCACCGCCTGCTCATCGCGGCGTTCATCCTCGGGATTCCCGAGCACAAACTGCGCGTGATTTCGCCCGACGTGGGCGGCGGCTTCGGATCGAAGATCTTCCAGTACCAAGAGGAAGTCATCGTTTTGTACGCCGCGAAGAAGGTGAACCGGCCCGTGAAGTGGGCCGCGCGCCGCTCCGAGGCGTTCGTGTCCGACATGCAAGGGCGCGATCACGAAACGGTCGCCGAACTCGCCGTGGACGAGAACCACAAGGTCCTCGGGCTGCGCGTCAAGACCGTGGCGAATCTCGGCGCGTACCTCACCACCTTCGCGCCCGCCGTTCCGACGTACTTGTACGGAACGCTTCTGAACGGCACGTACAAGTTCCCGGCGGTTCACTGCGAGGTGACGGGCGTCTTCACGCACACCGTGCCCGTCGACGCCTACCGTGGGGCGGGCCGTCCCGAGGCGACGTACGTCGTGGAACGCATGATGAGCCGCATGGCGCACGAACTCGGAATCGATCCCGCCGAGTTCCGACGACTGAACTTCATTCAGCCTGACGAGTTTCCGTACCAAACGCCCGTCGCGCTGGTGTACGACTCGGGCAATTACGAGCCCGCCTTGGACCAAGCGCTGGAACGCGTGAAGTACGCCGACTTGCGCCGCGAGCAGGAGGAAGGGCGCAAGCAAGGCCGTTACATCGGCATCGGCTTTTCGTCGTACCTCGAAGCGTGCGGCCTCGCCCCGTCGAAACTCGTGGGGATGCTCGGCGCGCAGGCGGGCCAGTGGGAAAGCGCCGTCGTGCGCGTCATGCCCACCGGCAAAGTCGAGGTGCTCACGGGCTCGCACAGCCACGGTCAAGGCCACGAGACGGCTTTCGCGCAGATCGTCGCCGACGACCTCCAAATTCCCATCGAGGACATCGCCATCATCCACGGCGATACGGGCCGCATTCCCTACGGATGGGGTTCGTACGGCAGTCGAAGCGCGGCGGTCGGCGGCAGCGCTTTGAAGCTCGCGACCAGCAAGATCCTAGACAAGGCGCGCAGAATCGCCGCGCACTTGCTCGAAGCGGCGCCCGAAGACGTTGAGTACGAAGGCGGCAAGTTCTTCGCCAAAGGCGTGCCGAGCAACGCCAAGTCCTTCTTCGACGTGGCGCTCATGGCGCACCTCGCGCACAACTTCCCCGAGGACATGGAGCCGGGCCTCGAAGCGAGCTACTTCTACGACCCGAAGAACTTCGTCTATCCGTTCGGAACCCACATCGCCGTCGTGGAAGTCGACGCGGACACCGGCAAGACGAAGCTGATCAAGTACGTCGCCGTCGACGACTGCGGCCCCATGATCAACCCGCTGATCGCCGAGGGGCAAGTGCACGGCGGCATCGCGCAGGGCGTCGGGCAGGCGCTGCTGGAGAACACGGTCTACGACGAGCAAGGCCAGCTCATTTCCGGCACGTACATGGAGTACGCGATGCCGCGCGCCGACGACCTTCCGTCGTTCGAAATCGGGCACACCGTCACGCCTTCTCCGCACAATCCGCTCGGCGTGAAGGGCATCGGCGAGGCGGGCACCATCGCCTCGACCGCTGCCGTCGCGAACGCCGTCATCGACGCCCTCGCCCCGTTCGGCATCGACCACCTCGACATGCCGTACACGCCCGAGAAGGTGTGGCGAGCCATGCAGGGCGCGCGCGCGGAGCAAGCGGCGGACGACTGA
- a CDS encoding (2Fe-2S)-binding protein — protein sequence MSQKVSIGVSVNGVMHRDEVEARQLLVHYLRDSLGLTGTHVGCDTSQCGACTVHVDGQAIKSCTVFAAQVDGCAVTTVEGIGSTTDMHPLQEGFWEMHGLQCGFCTPGMIMSAADLLSHNPDPSDDDIRHALEGNFCRCTGYHNILKAVRYAADKMASRETNPETAAADD from the coding sequence ATGAGCCAAAAGGTGTCCATCGGCGTGTCCGTGAACGGCGTGATGCACCGCGACGAGGTGGAAGCTCGCCAACTTCTCGTGCACTACCTGCGAGACTCGCTCGGGCTCACGGGCACGCACGTCGGCTGCGACACGTCGCAGTGCGGCGCGTGCACGGTGCACGTGGACGGCCAGGCGATCAAGAGCTGCACGGTGTTCGCCGCGCAAGTCGACGGATGCGCCGTCACGACCGTCGAAGGAATCGGATCGACCACCGACATGCATCCCCTGCAAGAAGGCTTTTGGGAGATGCACGGCTTGCAGTGCGGCTTTTGCACGCCCGGCATGATCATGAGCGCGGCCGACTTGCTTTCGCACAACCCCGATCCCAGCGACGACGACATCCGGCACGCGCTCGAAGGCAACTTCTGCCGCTGCACGGGCTACCACAACATCCTCAAAGCCGTACGCTACGCCGCCGACAAGATGGCCTCCCGGGAGACCAACCCCGAGACGGCCGCCGCCGACGACTGA
- a CDS encoding CoxG family protein, translating into MQLSGSHTLNATREQVWAALQDPAVLARCVPGVKDLSPDGPDRFRGSVDFQVGPVKGTYQGFLTMRNATPPESMTLDLEAKAPVGIIRATGVMQLQQQGNATVLTWTGSPQLSGMLATLGARLLPSVAQQMAGKFFSKLEVEAQRKPGGVTV; encoded by the coding sequence TTGCAACTTTCAGGCAGTCATACCCTCAACGCCACCCGCGAGCAAGTTTGGGCGGCTCTGCAAGACCCGGCGGTGCTCGCGCGCTGCGTCCCGGGCGTCAAAGACCTTTCACCCGACGGTCCCGACCGCTTCAGGGGCTCCGTGGACTTCCAAGTCGGCCCCGTGAAGGGCACGTACCAAGGCTTCCTCACCATGCGCAACGCGACGCCTCCCGAATCCATGACCCTCGACTTGGAGGCGAAGGCGCCCGTCGGCATCATTCGCGCGACCGGGGTCATGCAACTTCAACAGCAAGGAAACGCGACGGTGCTCACGTGGACGGGCTCGCCCCAACTCTCGGGCATGCTCGCCACGCTCGGCGCGCGCTTGCTGCCGAGCGTCGCTCAGCAGATGGCGGGCAAGTTCTTCTCGAAACTCGAAGTCGAAGCGCAACGCAAACCGGGAGGTGTGACGGTATGA
- a CDS encoding VOC family protein — MLRFLHHVTLYVPDLRAAVTYYEALGLKVESTSNRRVLMRFEAGEAKLELHDDERAQFTDVNVGVTDLASTYKALSRNPGVAWLETPREGRATLRGPDGNVLVLCEERSATV, encoded by the coding sequence ATGCTGCGCTTCCTTCATCACGTCACCCTGTACGTTCCGGATTTGCGGGCCGCCGTCACTTACTACGAGGCGCTCGGACTGAAAGTCGAATCGACGTCGAATCGGCGCGTCTTGATGCGCTTCGAAGCGGGCGAGGCGAAGTTGGAGCTTCACGACGACGAGCGCGCGCAGTTCACGGACGTGAACGTCGGCGTGACCGACCTCGCGAGCACCTATAAGGCCTTGTCGAGAAATCCCGGCGTGGCGTGGCTCGAAACACCGCGCGAAGGGCGCGCGACCCTGCGAGGACCGGATGGAAACGTGCTCGTTCTGTGCGAAGAGCGTTCAGCGACGGTTTAG
- a CDS encoding response regulator produces the protein MTHFSPVRVLLVDDHAVVRQGIKMFLGTSDAVEVVGEARNGQEGLDLVEKLAPHVVLMDLLMPVMDGVTAIRELKRRFPDVEVIALTSVLEDKKVVDAVQAGATGYLLKDTDSDALEEAIQAAARGEVRLHPEAAKRLAREVRTPEMREALTPRETEILRLVARGRANKEIARDLAIEERTVKTHVTHVLSKLGLASRTQAAIFAFKEGLVGLD, from the coding sequence GTGACCCACTTTTCACCTGTTCGCGTCTTGCTCGTGGACGATCACGCGGTCGTTCGGCAAGGCATCAAAATGTTTCTGGGAACGTCGGACGCCGTGGAAGTCGTGGGCGAGGCGCGCAACGGCCAAGAAGGCCTCGATCTCGTCGAGAAGCTCGCCCCGCACGTCGTCCTGATGGACCTCCTGATGCCCGTCATGGACGGCGTCACGGCCATTCGAGAGCTCAAGCGGCGCTTCCCGGACGTCGAAGTCATCGCCTTGACGAGCGTTCTCGAAGACAAGAAGGTCGTCGACGCCGTGCAAGCGGGCGCGACGGGCTACCTGCTCAAAGACACCGACTCGGACGCGTTGGAGGAAGCCATCCAAGCGGCGGCGCGCGGAGAAGTACGCCTGCATCCGGAAGCCGCCAAGCGCCTCGCGCGCGAAGTTCGCACGCCCGAGATGCGCGAAGCCCTCACGCCACGCGAAACGGAGATCCTACGGCTCGTGGCGCGCGGACGCGCCAACAAGGAGATCGCGCGCGACTTGGCAATCGAGGAGCGCACGGTGAAGACGCACGTCACGCACGTTTTGAGCAAGCTCGGCCTCGCGAGCCGCACGCAAGCGGCGATCTTCGCGTTCAAGGAGGGTTTGGTCGGACTTGACTGA